One window of Burkholderia cepacia GG4 genomic DNA carries:
- a CDS encoding GlxA family transcriptional regulator, translating to MARLLRSLTQYGSPIRASGKKLLEIQGTPPMSPDRTASLSHFAFMPLPNFTMIAFTNAIEVLRMANYLSGQPLYRWSVISPDGGPVTASNGLTVDTGPAECVGQPDIVFVCGGVEVQRATTPDHLSTLRRFARMGLPLGSLCTGTYALAKSGLLAGYACAIHWENMSALKEEFPDTRFLKELFVVDRDRITCTGGVAPLDMMLNLIAARVGTARVTQIAEQFIVEHVRDTSAQQRMPLVARLGSANKSLFEVISLMENNIEEPLSREELARLANMSQRQLQRLFREHLGMTPTHYYLTLRLRRARELLLQTDMSIMHITMACGFQSACHFSKSYRDAFGVAPTRERRKQVAPLAQGATVGGPAFPTHVIHA from the coding sequence ATGGCACGCTTGTTGCGCTCGCTCACACAATACGGCAGCCCGATCCGTGCCTCGGGCAAAAAGCTATTAGAGATTCAAGGAACGCCCCCCATGTCGCCCGACCGCACAGCGTCGCTGTCCCACTTCGCGTTCATGCCCTTACCGAATTTCACGATGATCGCGTTCACCAATGCGATCGAGGTGCTTCGGATGGCGAACTACCTGAGCGGACAGCCGCTCTACCGCTGGTCGGTGATCAGCCCGGACGGCGGCCCGGTCACGGCGAGCAACGGCCTCACGGTCGACACGGGCCCGGCCGAATGCGTGGGCCAGCCGGATATCGTATTCGTGTGTGGCGGCGTCGAAGTGCAGCGCGCGACGACGCCTGACCATCTGTCGACGCTGCGCCGCTTCGCGCGCATGGGGCTGCCGCTCGGCAGCCTGTGCACGGGCACCTATGCACTCGCGAAGTCGGGCCTGCTCGCGGGCTACGCGTGCGCGATCCACTGGGAAAACATGTCGGCGCTGAAGGAAGAGTTTCCGGACACGCGCTTCCTGAAGGAACTGTTCGTGGTCGACCGCGACCGCATCACGTGCACGGGCGGCGTCGCACCGCTCGACATGATGCTGAACCTGATCGCCGCGCGGGTGGGCACCGCGCGCGTCACGCAGATCGCCGAGCAATTCATCGTCGAACACGTGCGCGACACGAGCGCGCAACAGCGGATGCCGCTGGTCGCGCGGCTCGGCTCGGCGAACAAGTCGCTGTTCGAAGTGATCTCGCTGATGGAGAACAACATCGAGGAGCCGCTGTCGCGCGAGGAGCTCGCGCGGCTCGCGAACATGTCGCAGCGCCAGCTGCAGCGCCTGTTCCGCGAACATCTAGGGATGACGCCGACGCACTATTACCTGACGCTGCGGCTGCGCCGCGCGCGCGAGCTGCTGCTGCAGACCGACATGTCGATCATGCACATCACGATGGCGTGCGGCTTCCAGTCGGCGTGCCACTTCAGCAAGAGCTATCGCGACGCGTTCGGCGTCGCGCCGACGCGCGAGCGCCGCAAGCAGGTCGCCCCGCTCGCACAGGGCGCGACGGTCGGCGGGCCGGCTTTTCCGACGCATGTGATTCATGCGTGA
- a CDS encoding DUF5943 domain-containing protein: MQPQLPINVDPDTGVWTTDALPMLYVPRHFFTNNHVAVEEALGVEAYAEILYKAGYKSAYHWCDKEAKLHGLTGMAVFEHYLKRLSQRGWGLFSIIEADPASARAKIELRHSSFVLQQPGKEGKLCYMFAGWFAGAMDWVNDTTPEGKGAPRAQSKEVQCAAEHHDHCVFEVSPIAH; this comes from the coding sequence ATGCAACCGCAACTGCCGATCAACGTCGATCCCGATACCGGCGTCTGGACCACCGACGCGCTGCCGATGCTGTACGTGCCGCGCCACTTCTTCACGAACAACCACGTCGCCGTCGAGGAAGCGCTCGGTGTCGAAGCGTATGCCGAGATCCTCTACAAGGCCGGCTACAAGTCCGCATACCACTGGTGCGACAAGGAAGCGAAGCTGCACGGCCTGACCGGCATGGCGGTGTTCGAGCACTACCTGAAGCGCCTGTCGCAACGCGGCTGGGGCCTGTTCTCGATCATCGAGGCCGATCCGGCCAGCGCGCGCGCGAAGATCGAGCTGCGCCACTCGTCGTTCGTGCTCCAGCAGCCGGGCAAGGAAGGCAAGCTCTGCTACATGTTCGCGGGCTGGTTCGCCGGCGCGATGGACTGGGTCAACGACACGACGCCGGAAGGCAAGGGCGCGCCGCGCGCGCAATCGAAGGAAGTGCAGTGTGCGGCCGAGCACCACGACCACTGCGTCTTCGAAGTGTCGCCGATCGCGCACTGA
- a CDS encoding NADH:flavin oxidoreductase, which yields MRYPHLFKPMQLNQLTLRNRIVSTAHAEVYAEPGGLPGDRYIRYYEEKAKGGVGLAICGGSSPVSIDSPQGWWKSVNLSNDKIIDPLTRLADTMHKHGAKIMIQATHMGRRSSFHGEHWPHLMSPSGVREPVHRGNAKIIEIEEIRRIISDFAAAAKRVKAAGMDGIEISAAHQHLIDQFWSQRSNHRTDEWGGSLENRLRFGIEVLTAVREAVGKDFCVGLRMCGDEFHEDGLDHEALKEIAQAMSETGLIDYLSVVGSGGDTHNTIANCMPPMALPPEPFVHLAAGIKSVVKIPVMHAQSIRDAGQAERLLANGMIDLVGMTRAQIADPHMVIKIRDGREDEIKQCVGANYCIDRQYNGLDVLCIQNAATSREATMPHIIEKSRGPKRKVVVVGAGPAGLEAARVAKLRGHDVVLFEKNTEVGGQVMIAAKAPQREQMSGIIRWFDMETKRLGVDRRLGVAADEKMIMAEKPDIVVLATGGSSFTWQVPAWGVADGLAVSSWDILTGKVEPKQNVLLFDGVSTHAGAGVADFMASRGSKVEVVTPDVKVADDCGGTTFPIFYRRLYALGVIPTPNTMLDRVYEEDGKVIAVLRNEYTEELEERAVDQVVIENGSSPNDELYWKLKPESVNRGQIDPHTLFAAEPQPCLSEELGNGRFLLFRVGDCISMHNVHGAIYDSLRLVKDF from the coding sequence ATGCGTTATCCCCACCTGTTCAAACCCATGCAGCTGAACCAGCTGACGCTGCGCAACCGGATCGTCAGCACCGCGCACGCGGAGGTGTATGCCGAGCCGGGCGGCCTGCCGGGCGACCGCTACATCCGCTATTACGAAGAAAAGGCGAAGGGTGGCGTCGGCCTCGCGATCTGCGGCGGGTCGAGCCCGGTTTCGATCGACAGCCCGCAGGGCTGGTGGAAGTCGGTGAACCTGTCGAACGACAAGATCATCGACCCGCTCACGCGCCTGGCCGACACGATGCACAAGCACGGCGCGAAGATCATGATCCAGGCGACGCACATGGGCCGCCGCTCGTCGTTCCACGGCGAGCACTGGCCGCACCTGATGTCGCCGTCGGGCGTGCGCGAGCCGGTGCACCGCGGCAACGCGAAGATCATCGAGATCGAGGAAATCCGCCGCATCATCAGCGACTTCGCGGCCGCCGCGAAGCGTGTGAAGGCGGCCGGCATGGACGGCATCGAAATCTCGGCCGCGCACCAGCACCTGATCGACCAGTTCTGGAGCCAGCGCTCGAACCATCGCACCGATGAATGGGGCGGCAGCCTCGAGAACCGTCTGCGCTTCGGCATCGAGGTGTTGACGGCCGTGCGCGAGGCGGTCGGCAAGGATTTCTGCGTCGGCCTGCGGATGTGCGGCGACGAATTCCACGAGGACGGCCTCGATCACGAAGCGCTGAAGGAAATCGCGCAGGCGATGTCGGAGACGGGCCTGATCGACTACCTGAGCGTGGTCGGGTCGGGCGGCGATACGCACAACACGATCGCCAACTGCATGCCGCCGATGGCGCTGCCGCCGGAGCCGTTCGTGCACCTCGCGGCCGGCATCAAGTCGGTGGTGAAGATTCCGGTGATGCACGCGCAGAGCATCCGCGATGCGGGCCAGGCCGAGCGCCTGCTCGCGAACGGCATGATCGACCTGGTCGGCATGACGCGCGCGCAGATCGCCGATCCGCACATGGTGATCAAGATCCGCGATGGCCGCGAAGACGAAATCAAGCAGTGCGTCGGCGCGAACTACTGCATCGACCGCCAGTACAACGGCCTCGACGTGCTGTGCATCCAGAACGCCGCGACGTCGCGCGAAGCGACGATGCCGCACATCATCGAGAAGTCGCGTGGCCCGAAGCGCAAGGTGGTGGTGGTCGGCGCGGGCCCCGCTGGGCTCGAGGCCGCACGCGTCGCGAAGCTGCGCGGCCACGACGTGGTGCTGTTCGAGAAGAATACGGAAGTGGGCGGCCAGGTGATGATCGCCGCGAAGGCGCCGCAGCGCGAACAGATGTCGGGGATCATCCGCTGGTTCGACATGGAAACCAAGCGCCTCGGCGTTGACCGCCGCCTCGGCGTCGCCGCCGACGAGAAGATGATCATGGCCGAGAAGCCGGACATCGTCGTGCTCGCGACCGGCGGTTCGAGCTTCACGTGGCAGGTGCCGGCCTGGGGCGTGGCCGACGGGCTCGCCGTCAGCTCGTGGGACATCCTGACCGGCAAGGTCGAGCCGAAGCAGAACGTGCTGCTGTTCGACGGCGTGAGCACCCATGCGGGCGCCGGCGTCGCCGACTTCATGGCGAGTCGCGGCTCGAAGGTCGAGGTCGTCACGCCCGACGTGAAGGTGGCCGACGATTGCGGCGGCACGACGTTCCCGATCTTCTATCGCCGCTTGTACGCGCTTGGCGTGATCCCGACGCCGAACACCATGCTCGACCGCGTCTATGAAGAGGACGGCAAGGTGATCGCCGTGCTGCGCAACGAATACACGGAAGAACTGGAAGAGCGCGCGGTCGACCAGGTGGTGATCGAGAACGGTTCGTCGCCGAACGACGAGCTGTACTGGAAGCTCAAGCCGGAATCGGTGAACCGCGGCCAGATCGATCCGCACACGCTGTTCGCGGCCGAGCCGCAGCCGTGCCTGTCCGAAGAACTCGGCAACGGCCGCTTCCTGCTGTTCCGTGTCGGCGACTGCATCTCGATGCACAACGTCCACGGTGCGATCTACGACTCGCTGCGTCTCGTGAAGGATTTCTAA
- a CDS encoding serine hydroxymethyltransferase — translation MSNTQPFFSQPLAERDAPVRSAILKELERQQSQVELIASENIVSRAVLEAQGSVLTNKYAEGYPGKRYYGGCEFADEVEALAIERVKQIFNAGYANVQPHSGAQANGSVMLALAKPGDTVLGMSLDAGGHLTHGAKPALSGKWFNAVQYGVNRDTMRIDYDQVEELAHQHKPNLIIAGFSAYPRALDFARFRAIADSVGAKLMVDMAHIAGVIAAGRHANPVEHAHVVTSTTHKTLRGPRGGFVLTNDEEIAKKINSAVFPGLQGGPLMHVIAGKAVAFGEVLHADFKTYIDNVLANAQALGEVLKAGGVDLVTGGTDNHLLLVDLRPKGLKGAPVEQALERAGITCNKNGIPFDTEKPTVTSGIRLGTPAGTTRGFGVAEFREVGRLILEVFDALRANPEGDHATEQRVRREIFALCERFPIY, via the coding sequence ATGTCGAACACCCAGCCTTTCTTCTCGCAGCCCCTAGCCGAGCGCGACGCGCCGGTGCGCAGCGCCATCCTGAAGGAACTCGAGCGCCAGCAGTCGCAGGTCGAGCTGATCGCGTCGGAAAACATCGTGTCGCGCGCGGTGCTCGAGGCGCAGGGTTCGGTGCTGACCAACAAGTACGCGGAAGGCTATCCGGGCAAGCGCTATTACGGCGGCTGCGAATTCGCGGACGAAGTCGAGGCGCTGGCCATCGAGCGCGTGAAGCAGATCTTCAATGCCGGCTACGCGAACGTGCAGCCGCACTCGGGCGCGCAGGCGAACGGCTCGGTGATGCTCGCGCTGGCCAAGCCGGGCGACACGGTGCTCGGCATGTCGCTGGACGCGGGCGGCCACCTGACGCACGGCGCGAAGCCGGCGCTGTCGGGCAAGTGGTTCAACGCCGTCCAGTACGGCGTGAACCGCGACACGATGCGGATCGACTACGACCAGGTCGAGGAACTTGCGCACCAGCACAAGCCGAACCTGATCATCGCCGGTTTCTCGGCGTACCCGCGCGCACTGGACTTCGCACGTTTTCGCGCGATCGCCGACAGCGTCGGCGCGAAGCTGATGGTCGACATGGCGCACATCGCGGGCGTGATCGCCGCCGGCCGCCATGCGAACCCGGTCGAGCACGCGCACGTCGTCACGTCGACTACCCACAAGACGCTGCGCGGCCCGCGCGGCGGCTTCGTGCTGACCAACGACGAAGAGATCGCGAAGAAGATCAACTCGGCCGTGTTCCCCGGCCTGCAGGGCGGCCCGCTGATGCACGTGATCGCCGGCAAGGCCGTCGCGTTCGGCGAAGTGCTGCACGCGGATTTCAAGACCTACATCGACAACGTGCTCGCGAACGCGCAGGCGCTCGGCGAAGTGCTGAAGGCCGGCGGCGTGGACCTCGTCACCGGCGGCACCGACAACCACCTGCTGCTGGTCGACCTGCGCCCGAAGGGCCTGAAGGGTGCGCCGGTCGAACAGGCGCTGGAGCGCGCCGGCATCACCTGCAACAAGAACGGCATTCCGTTCGACACGGAGAAGCCGACCGTCACGTCGGGCATCCGTCTCGGCACGCCGGCCGGCACGACGCGCGGCTTCGGCGTCGCGGAGTTCCGCGAAGTCGGCCGCCTGATCCTCGAAGTGTTCGACGCGCTGCGCGCGAACCCGGAAGGCGACCACGCGACCGAACAGCGCGTGCGCCGCGAGATTTTCGCGCTCTGCGAGCGCTTCCCGATTTACTGA
- a CDS encoding dipeptidase, which produces MSTLHQDSIIIDGLNISKFEKPVFEDMRKGGITAANCTVSVWENFTKTVDNIGVMKKKIRDNGELLTLVRTTDDIFRAKKEGKTGIILGFQNAHAFEDNLGYIEAFADMGVRVVQLCYNTQNLVGTGCYERDGGLSDFGREVITEMNRVGIMVDLSHVGGNTSSEAIAFSKKPVCYSHCLPSGLKEHPRNKSDVQLKEIADAGGFVGVTMFAPFLKRGIEANIDDYIEAIDYVVNLIGEDAVGIGTDFTQDFAKEFFDMLTHDKGRYRQLTNFGKVINPDGIRTIGEFPNLTAAMERHGWKESRIRKIMGENWVRVFKDVWGA; this is translated from the coding sequence ATGAGCACGCTGCATCAGGACAGCATCATCATCGACGGACTGAACATCTCGAAGTTCGAGAAGCCGGTGTTCGAGGACATGCGAAAGGGCGGCATCACCGCCGCGAACTGCACGGTGTCGGTGTGGGAGAACTTCACCAAGACCGTCGACAACATCGGCGTGATGAAGAAGAAGATCCGCGACAACGGCGAACTGCTGACGCTGGTGCGCACGACGGACGACATCTTCCGCGCAAAGAAGGAAGGCAAGACCGGGATCATCCTCGGCTTCCAGAACGCGCATGCGTTCGAGGACAACCTCGGCTACATCGAGGCGTTCGCCGACATGGGCGTGCGCGTCGTGCAGCTTTGCTACAACACGCAGAACCTGGTCGGCACCGGCTGCTACGAGCGCGACGGCGGCCTGTCGGACTTCGGCCGCGAAGTGATCACCGAGATGAACCGCGTCGGCATCATGGTCGACCTGTCGCATGTGGGCGGCAACACGTCGTCGGAAGCGATCGCGTTCTCGAAGAAGCCGGTGTGCTACTCGCACTGCCTGCCGTCGGGCCTGAAGGAGCATCCGCGCAACAAGAGCGACGTGCAGCTGAAGGAGATCGCCGACGCGGGCGGCTTCGTCGGCGTGACGATGTTCGCGCCGTTCCTGAAGCGCGGGATCGAGGCGAACATCGACGACTACATCGAGGCGATCGACTACGTCGTGAACCTGATCGGCGAAGACGCGGTCGGCATCGGCACGGACTTCACGCAGGATTTCGCGAAGGAATTCTTCGACATGCTGACGCATGACAAGGGCCGCTATCGCCAGCTGACGAACTTCGGCAAGGTGATCAACCCGGACGGCATCCGCACGATCGGCGAATTCCCGAACCTGACCGCGGCGATGGAACGCCACGGCTGGAAGGAGTCGCGCATCCGCAAGATCATGGGCGAGAACTGGGTGCGCGTGTTCAAGGACGTGTGGGGCGCGTAA
- a CDS encoding discoidin domain-containing protein encodes MKSKFLVAGLLAGIALDLFSGAAAAACISNPPTQSNASFPAALTGKLVYHSYVNYGDGTSQLFLYDFSAHTLTQLSKSSWGITDPMNGVFSPDGKWLAFMGISNGAWNVFMLQLGAGTPPVNLTNSTGATRNEDPKFSADGKTLVFKQNGDVKQATLSYTSAGPVFTSVVSLTNAPAGAEYSMPFLAPDASAVYYATGTGANMGLMKRTIATGVTATFDHPAGLQTYYPIVRGDGMVFYARWKDTGGADQIYTKTADPASTPNALPINDCVSNNSDPAPVSGTNYVFFSSTTAGGYQLYVGDVTTGQRWSLSQFGVNADTTKAKLGSSYYGGPAAAQPTLLSQGHPAAASASYNASLTPDKAFDGNTTSTRWDSPEGAGVDPQWISVDLGAVKKISSVDLYWDAGALVYQIQTSNDNANWTTVYSTNNGVSYGHVTLPNLNAQGRYVRMLGTKRATQWGYSLDEMQVWGS; translated from the coding sequence GTGAAATCGAAGTTCCTCGTCGCCGGCCTCCTGGCCGGCATCGCCCTCGACCTGTTCAGCGGCGCCGCCGCAGCAGCCTGCATCAGCAATCCCCCGACGCAGTCCAACGCGTCGTTTCCCGCCGCACTGACCGGCAAGCTCGTCTACCACAGCTACGTCAATTACGGCGACGGCACGAGCCAGCTGTTCCTGTACGACTTTTCCGCCCATACGCTCACGCAACTGAGCAAGAGCAGCTGGGGCATCACCGATCCGATGAACGGCGTGTTCAGCCCGGACGGCAAGTGGCTCGCGTTCATGGGTATCAGCAACGGCGCCTGGAACGTGTTCATGCTGCAACTCGGCGCCGGCACGCCGCCCGTCAACCTGACGAACAGCACCGGCGCGACGCGTAACGAGGATCCGAAATTCAGCGCGGACGGCAAGACGCTCGTGTTCAAGCAGAACGGTGACGTGAAGCAGGCCACGCTGTCGTACACGAGCGCAGGCCCGGTGTTCACGTCGGTCGTGAGCCTGACGAACGCACCGGCCGGCGCCGAATACTCGATGCCGTTCCTCGCGCCGGACGCGAGCGCCGTGTACTACGCGACGGGCACCGGCGCGAACATGGGGCTGATGAAGCGCACGATTGCGACCGGCGTGACCGCCACGTTCGATCATCCGGCCGGGCTGCAGACCTACTATCCGATCGTGCGCGGCGACGGCATGGTGTTCTACGCGCGCTGGAAGGACACCGGCGGCGCCGACCAGATCTACACGAAGACGGCGGACCCGGCATCGACGCCGAACGCGCTGCCGATCAACGACTGCGTGAGCAACAACTCGGACCCGGCGCCGGTGAGCGGCACGAACTACGTGTTCTTCTCGTCGACGACGGCGGGCGGCTACCAGCTCTACGTCGGCGACGTGACGACCGGCCAGCGCTGGAGCCTGTCGCAGTTCGGCGTGAATGCGGACACGACCAAGGCGAAGCTCGGCTCGAGCTACTACGGCGGCCCGGCCGCCGCGCAGCCGACGCTGCTGTCGCAGGGGCACCCGGCTGCTGCCTCGGCAAGCTACAACGCGTCGCTGACGCCGGACAAGGCGTTCGATGGCAACACGACGAGCACGCGCTGGGATTCTCCGGAAGGTGCCGGCGTCGATCCGCAATGGATCTCTGTCGATCTCGGCGCGGTGAAGAAGATCAGCAGCGTCGATCTCTACTGGGATGCGGGCGCGCTCGTCTACCAGATCCAGACGTCGAACGACAACGCGAACTGGACGACGGTCTACTCGACGAACAACGGCGTGTCGTATGGCCACGTGACGCTGCCAAACCTCAACGCGCAGGGTCGCTACGTGCGGATGCTCGGCACCAAGCGGGCGACGCAGTGGGGTTACTCGCTCGACGAAATGCAGGTGTGGGGATCGTAA
- a CDS encoding LysR substrate-binding domain-containing protein — MAKSLPLAALHTFVEVARCGSMKQAADLLCISPGAVSQHVRNLEDRLAVRLFERTGRELELTGTGRALFDQLAGGFTEIEAAWSNVHGANRRIVRLAVTTTASFANTWLVQRLGSFSAEYPEIEITVETRAQLVDLRRDYVDVAIRHGLGHYPGHASFRIWTPELWPVCSPRLLDPARPVATPADCLSYPLLQDADRADWVLWLRAQGIEDARAPRGASFSEDALLIKAAAAGQGIALVRDIYARDEVAAGRLVRVLAHPWPTELSYYVVCSETRRDEWKIAAFRDWLAREIGGDGDDPRDLLA; from the coding sequence ATGGCCAAGTCACTCCCCCTCGCCGCGCTGCACACGTTCGTCGAAGTGGCGCGATGCGGCAGCATGAAGCAGGCTGCCGACCTGCTCTGCATTTCGCCGGGCGCCGTCAGCCAGCATGTCCGCAATCTCGAGGATCGCCTCGCCGTGCGCCTGTTCGAGCGTACCGGCCGCGAGCTCGAGCTGACCGGTACGGGCCGCGCGCTGTTCGACCAGCTTGCCGGCGGGTTCACCGAGATCGAAGCCGCATGGTCGAACGTGCACGGTGCGAACCGGCGCATCGTCCGCCTCGCGGTGACGACCACCGCGTCCTTCGCGAACACCTGGCTCGTGCAGCGCCTCGGTTCGTTCAGTGCCGAATACCCTGAAATCGAGATCACCGTCGAGACCCGTGCGCAACTGGTCGACTTGCGGCGCGACTACGTCGACGTCGCGATCCGGCACGGCTTGGGCCATTACCCGGGGCACGCGTCGTTCCGCATCTGGACGCCCGAGCTGTGGCCGGTCTGCAGCCCGCGCCTGCTCGATCCGGCCCGTCCGGTCGCGACGCCGGCCGATTGCCTGTCGTATCCGCTGCTGCAGGACGCGGACCGCGCCGACTGGGTGCTGTGGCTGCGCGCGCAGGGGATCGAGGATGCGCGTGCGCCGCGCGGCGCGAGCTTCAGCGAGGATGCGTTGCTGATCAAGGCCGCGGCGGCCGGGCAGGGCATCGCGCTGGTTCGCGACATCTACGCACGCGACGAAGTCGCGGCCGGGCGGCTGGTGCGCGTGCTGGCGCACCCCTGGCCGACCGAGCTGTCCTATTACGTCGTGTGCAGCGAAACGCGCCGTGACGAGTGGAAGATCGCGGCGTTCCGTGACTGGCTCGCGCGCGAGATCGGCGGCGACGGCGACGACCCACGCGACCTATTGGCGTGA
- a CDS encoding PLP-dependent aminotransferase family protein, producing MKRYAALAQTIGDAIRRGDLGAGARIPTVRAACRAYRVSPSTVFRAYYALESEGLITARARSGYFVSNLDDKRVRAGHDTPRKPAASHTGDDDVLFRLLDSLKCDDIVPLGSAFASYSLFPMSSLWRSAASAARNMDRAKLLAGLPPGHEALRRQIALRYLNAGASLPMEEIVITTGAAEALTLSLQALTRPGDIVAIERPAYHAVLEAVQRLHLKAIEIPVDPRTGLDLDALADALDTHPVRACWFMTSFHNPTGATLPDERKRALIDLLASHRVPLIEDDVFGELHFGSTPTRPAKLYDESGLVLHCSSFSKCLAPGFRVGWVAAGRYVKQISQAKNASAPAADVPAQMAVSSYLRNGAYDRFLRRLRRNLAAHQAQMLAAVRAYFPPDTEVFVPRGGYFLWIELPPHVDAMQLFGDAMENGVSLAPGPIFSMTGAFQRYVRLNYGRPWTPAVEDAMQTIGKLAGRQRQTR from the coding sequence ATGAAGCGATATGCGGCGCTCGCACAGACGATTGGCGACGCGATCCGGCGTGGCGACCTCGGGGCCGGCGCGCGCATCCCGACCGTGCGCGCAGCGTGCCGCGCTTACCGTGTAAGTCCTTCCACCGTGTTTCGTGCGTACTACGCACTTGAAAGCGAGGGTCTGATCACCGCGCGTGCGCGTTCCGGATATTTCGTTTCGAACCTCGATGACAAGCGCGTGCGCGCGGGTCACGACACACCGCGCAAACCCGCTGCGTCGCATACCGGTGACGATGATGTGCTGTTCCGCTTGCTCGACTCGCTCAAGTGCGACGACATCGTGCCGCTGGGGTCCGCGTTCGCCAGCTATTCGCTGTTTCCGATGAGCAGCCTGTGGCGGTCTGCGGCGTCGGCGGCCCGCAACATGGACCGCGCGAAACTGCTGGCCGGACTGCCGCCCGGCCACGAAGCGCTGCGCCGCCAGATTGCGTTGCGCTACCTGAACGCGGGCGCGTCATTGCCGATGGAAGAGATCGTCATCACGACCGGCGCGGCCGAAGCGCTGACGTTGAGCCTGCAGGCGCTCACGCGCCCCGGCGACATCGTCGCGATCGAACGTCCGGCCTACCACGCGGTGCTGGAGGCCGTGCAGCGGCTGCATCTGAAGGCCATCGAAATTCCGGTGGATCCGCGCACCGGCCTCGATCTCGATGCGCTCGCCGACGCGCTCGACACGCATCCGGTGCGCGCGTGCTGGTTCATGACCTCGTTCCACAACCCGACCGGCGCGACGCTGCCGGACGAGCGCAAGCGCGCGCTGATCGACCTGCTCGCGTCGCATCGCGTGCCGCTGATCGAGGACGACGTGTTCGGCGAACTGCATTTCGGCTCGACGCCCACGCGCCCCGCGAAGCTGTACGACGAAAGCGGACTCGTGCTGCATTGCAGTTCGTTCTCCAAATGCCTCGCCCCCGGATTCCGGGTCGGCTGGGTCGCGGCCGGACGCTATGTGAAGCAGATCAGCCAGGCGAAAAACGCGAGCGCGCCGGCGGCCGACGTGCCTGCGCAGATGGCCGTCTCCAGCTACCTGCGCAACGGCGCATACGACCGCTTCCTGCGCAGGCTGCGGCGCAACCTGGCCGCGCACCAGGCGCAGATGCTGGCGGCCGTCCGCGCATACTTTCCGCCCGACACGGAGGTGTTTGTCCCGCGCGGCGGGTATTTCCTGTGGATCGAATTGCCGCCGCACGTGGATGCGATGCAGTTGTTCGGCGACGCGATGGAAAACGGCGTCAGCCTCGCGCCCGGACCGATCTTTTCCATGACGGGCGCCTTTCAACGCTACGTCCGACTGAACTATGGCCGGCCGTGGACCCCTGCCGTCGAGGACGCGATGCAGACCATCGGGAAACTCGCGGGGCGGCAACGACAGACGAGGTAG
- a CDS encoding DMT family transporter — protein sequence MNALQLVTLAAIWGASFLFMRMGAPEFGAIPLIALRVAIAAVLLLPVLRGADARREFRMHAVPLFVVGIFNSALPFCLLTYAALFVSAGTDSILNATTPLWTALVAYLWLRTPLTKPQTLGLAVGFAGVVVLAGSAIGAGTPGAPRAIAAAMLATLSYGFAAHYSKRKLANVRPFVSAFGSQLFAALVLVPLAAPMWPQTPVHASAWIAVILLGAICTAVAYLLYFGLIRNAGAQYAASVTFLIPIFGVVWGAIFLHETITVQTVAGCAIILLGTALATGKLKGFATGAVRGSRQ from the coding sequence ATGAATGCACTGCAACTCGTGACCCTCGCGGCAATTTGGGGCGCGTCCTTTCTGTTCATGCGCATGGGCGCGCCGGAATTCGGCGCGATCCCGCTGATCGCGCTGCGCGTCGCGATCGCGGCCGTGCTGCTGTTGCCGGTGCTGCGCGGCGCGGACGCGCGACGCGAATTCCGCATGCATGCGGTACCGCTGTTCGTCGTCGGCATCTTCAACTCGGCCCTGCCGTTTTGCCTGCTGACCTATGCGGCGCTGTTCGTGTCGGCCGGCACCGATTCGATCCTGAACGCGACGACCCCGCTATGGACCGCGCTCGTCGCCTACCTGTGGCTGCGCACGCCGCTGACGAAGCCGCAAACGCTCGGCCTGGCAGTGGGCTTCGCCGGCGTCGTCGTGCTCGCGGGTTCGGCGATCGGCGCCGGCACGCCGGGCGCACCGCGCGCAATCGCCGCCGCGATGCTCGCGACGCTGTCGTACGGGTTCGCCGCGCACTATTCGAAGCGCAAGCTGGCGAACGTCCGGCCGTTCGTGTCGGCGTTCGGCAGTCAGTTGTTCGCGGCACTCGTGCTTGTCCCGCTGGCCGCGCCGATGTGGCCGCAAACCCCCGTTCACGCGTCCGCGTGGATCGCCGTGATCCTGCTCGGCGCGATCTGCACGGCCGTCGCGTACCTGCTGTATTTCGGGCTGATCCGCAACGCCGGCGCGCAATACGCGGCGTCGGTCACGTTCCTGATTCCGATCTTCGGCGTGGTGTGGGGCGCGATCTTCCTGCACGAAACGATTACCGTGCAGACGGTCGCCGGGTGCGCGATCATCCTGCTCGGCACGGCGCTCGCGACCGGCAAGCTCAAGGGATTCGCGACCGGTGCCGTGCGCGGGTCACGCCAATAG